In Bacteroidota bacterium, the genomic window CAAAGCCATTGTGAATTACCTTGTAAGGTGTACTAAGCTTAGGGAAAAAATATTTAAAACCCTGCGTCTGGGAGTCGACTCCTTCATAATATGTATTTTCCGATTTAACCTGTGATTCATCGACAGGAAGTAAACATTTACAATATTGAAAAGACCATTTGATTACCATTCTTAGAAATGGCTTTCTCAAACTTCCATAATCTATCGAAGGGAAAGATACACATTCGGTGCCTCCAAGTATAATATAAACTGGCTTGTTGAAAAGTCTACCCCATAGAGTTGGCAGTAAGGACCAATAACCTGCAAACATTATAAAAATGGCCTTGATTGAAAACTGGTGTCGCAGTAAAAAAAAAGCCTGCATGATAAACACAAGGGGGGTAAGGAACTTATTATTCCATGGATGTTTTGGATTTAACAAAGTGAATCTTCCAGATAATAAATTAATATCCTTCGTTACAAAGGTTGATTGGACGGGCGAAATATAAACGATCTTTTTATTCTTCAGCATCAAATCAAGAAATTAGAAATAAGCTAAATATAGTACTCTGTAAATTAGTTTTTTAAAAATAATATAAACACTTGAAATGGGTGTGGGTTTGATAAGTTTATTATTGGTAATAATTATTAATTCAACGTAATCGTTTTCTTTATGAAAAAGAGAATAAGAATTATACCTAAGTAGAACTAAATCATTTGAACATACGCTACTTACAATTAAATCTGCCTGTAAAGCTTGGTCAATTATCTGGAGTTTTTCAGGACAATTCTCTTTAAAATACTCAATAAACCTCGAATGCGGTATATTGATAAAAATAACCGAATCATCATGCATGTGCGCTCTTAATACCCCAAAAAGATGCCTGTGCTGCTCAATGGGAATGTGCTCTAGCACATCCGGAAGAACAATAAAATCAAATTTTTCAGGGTAGGTGAAGTTTTGCATGTCGGTCACCAGGAACTCGATACGGGAAGCATTCCCAAACCTTTTATTGGCCATTTCTATGCTCTTTTCACTGATATCCGCAGCCACTACATGCCCGCGTGAAACATATCGGTGTATGAGCCTTGTCAGCGTCCCTATTCCGCAACCCACTTCCAGCACATGGTGATGTCTCTTTAAACCCGCTCTTTTCAACCGGTGAAATAGATAATAATGCCGCAGGTTGGTTCCGGTTTTCTGCTGCTTTTGCGTATAGTCATCATAAAAGCCTGCCACTATCTGTGGTTGTATCGGTTCACTGCTCATCATTCAAACATTTGGCAATCTCACCAGCCAAGAGTCTTCTGGCATAATTTTCAATTCCTTTTCCTTTGATAACCAATCCCTTGTTAGAAAAGTTCAGGTAACATATCCGGATCGACCTTTTTAATTTTTCCTGGTCATCGAATCCGCATACCTCTCCGGCCCCCGTTTTCCCAATGATCCTGGCCGCATCGCCATCCTCCGGACCGATGCAAAGAATCGGACGCCTGGCTGCCAGGTACTCGAAAAGCTTGCCTGTGGCGATCAATTTTGCATTTGGGGTGTTATTGATCACCAGAAGCAATACCTGCGAACGCTTCATCTCCTGAATCATCTCGTCATGACTGAGATAACCGATCCTGTTCAGATTCTCAGTGAGTCCATGCTTCTGAATGGATTCCATCACCTGGAAATCCACATTCCCCACCAGCTTGATCTCCAGGTCACGGTCAAAATCTTGTATTTCAGATTTCACTTGCGATAGCACTTCCCAGAGCAATTCCGGGTTACGTGCCTTTCCGAGCGATCCGAAATGACCAATACTGAATTTGCTGTCAAGGGGTACATCTTCCGTTTTGAAATCTTCCTCATCAAAACCATTGGTGATCACATGATACGTGCGGTTAACAATCTTTTTAAAATCTGTTACCATGCCGTTGCTGACCACCGTCACCTCATCAGCTGCCTCAAGTACCGTACGCTCATACCGGTGATGCTTCCTGTCAGCCCATTTCATCAGGTTCAATTCATGATAGAAATCCACATTCGTCCAGGGATCCCTGAAATCAGCTAGCCAGCGGATCCCTGTAATTTTCTTTAATTTTAACCCGATCATGTGCATCGACATAGGGGGACCGGTGGTCACCACCGCATCGACCGGATGATGCCTGAGATATTTTTTCAAATAGTTTACCGAAGGTCGGATCCAGAATTTTCTAGCATCGGGTATGAAGAAATTTCCCCTCGCCCACTGAGCGAAATTATGCAACCTGCTGCCATTTTTCCGCTCGCTCAAAAATCCGGCACCCAGTCGTTCCTCCCTTTTCCTGCCCGTAAATTTCTTGTACAGGTCGAACGGTTCCCAGATAGGCCTTTTAATGATCTCCAGTCCATCAGGAACCTCTTTCACCAAGGAATGATCAAATTCGGGATACTCGGGATCTTCAGGAGCATAAACCACAGGCTCCCAGCCATACCTGCGCAAGTACTTGACGAATTTCAGCCACCGCTGCACCCCTCCTCCACCGCTGGGAGGCCAGTAATAAGTTATGATAAGGACTCTTTTCAAATGAATGCTGTTTAAAGTGATCCTTCACAGGGATCTATGTTTTAGTGGATTGTCTTACCCGGGCATTCCTCCATTCGACGTACACTGCAGCCAGCAGGATTAGGATCAAAGCGAGTGAGCTGATGAGTGAGATAGTTTCACCCAGGTAATATGATTGAGGCTCAAATTTAAACTCAATCCTGTGGTTTCCTTTGGGGACAATCATGCCCCTTAACACATAATTGGTCCTGAAAAAATCCACTTTCTGTCCATCCAGGTAAGCATTCCAACCTTTAGGATAGTATACCTCCGAAAAAACCGCCAGCTGGTTGGCC contains:
- a CDS encoding class I SAM-dependent methyltransferase; this translates as MSSEPIQPQIVAGFYDDYTQKQQKTGTNLRHYYLFHRLKRAGLKRHHHVLEVGCGIGTLTRLIHRYVSRGHVVAADISEKSIEMANKRFGNASRIEFLVTDMQNFTYPEKFDFIVLPDVLEHIPIEQHRHLFGVLRAHMHDDSVIFINIPHSRFIEYFKENCPEKLQIIDQALQADLIVSSVCSNDLVLLRYNSYSLFHKENDYVELIIITNNKLIKPTPISSVYIIFKKLIYRVLYLAYF
- a CDS encoding glycosyltransferase family 4 protein, translating into MKRVLIITYYWPPSGGGGVQRWLKFVKYLRRYGWEPVVYAPEDPEYPEFDHSLVKEVPDGLEIIKRPIWEPFDLYKKFTGRKREERLGAGFLSERKNGSRLHNFAQWARGNFFIPDARKFWIRPSVNYLKKYLRHHPVDAVVTTGPPMSMHMIGLKLKKITGIRWLADFRDPWTNVDFYHELNLMKWADRKHHRYERTVLEAADEVTVVSNGMVTDFKKIVNRTYHVITNGFDEEDFKTEDVPLDSKFSIGHFGSLGKARNPELLWEVLSQVKSEIQDFDRDLEIKLVGNVDFQVMESIQKHGLTENLNRIGYLSHDEMIQEMKRSQVLLLVINNTPNAKLIATGKLFEYLAARRPILCIGPEDGDAARIIGKTGAGEVCGFDDQEKLKRSIRICYLNFSNKGLVIKGKGIENYARRLLAGEIAKCLNDEQ